From the genome of Actinacidiphila yeochonensis CN732, one region includes:
- a CDS encoding DoxX family protein, with amino-acid sequence MAPDRVGPLVVGLFRIIVGLLFACHGAASLFGVFGGPEGGGPGPAAFVWPSWWAAAIQLVCGVLAAVGLGTRLSALVASGSMAFAYFDVHQRHALLPIQNHGEPAVMFCWAFLVLVVTGAGAFSLDGLLRRSARTPGTTAATATATAATASATAAATPATPAPDVRVAADG; translated from the coding sequence CTGGCCCCCGACCGGGTCGGGCCGCTGGTGGTCGGGCTGTTCCGGATCATCGTCGGCCTGCTGTTCGCCTGCCACGGCGCCGCCAGCCTCTTCGGCGTCTTCGGCGGCCCCGAGGGCGGCGGCCCCGGCCCTGCCGCGTTCGTCTGGCCGAGCTGGTGGGCGGCGGCCATCCAGCTGGTCTGCGGCGTGCTGGCGGCGGTCGGGCTCGGCACCCGGCTGTCCGCCCTCGTGGCCTCGGGCTCCATGGCGTTCGCGTACTTCGACGTGCACCAGCGCCACGCCCTGCTGCCGATACAGAACCACGGCGAGCCCGCCGTGATGTTCTGCTGGGCCTTCCTGGTGCTGGTCGTGACCGGGGCCGGCGCCTTCTCGCTCGACGGCCTGCTGCGCCGCTCCGCCCGGACGCCCGGCACCACGGCAGCCACCGCGACCGCGACCGCCGCGACCGCGTCGGCCACGGCTGCCGCCACTCCGGCGACCCCGGCCCCGGACGTCCGGGTGGCGGCCGACGGCTGA
- the dacB gene encoding D-alanyl-D-alanine carboxypeptidase/D-alanyl-D-alanine endopeptidase, with amino-acid sequence MLGKHGVTVRGTPAAASGHGGSVLAAHRSAPLSDLVEQMLTESDNDLAEALARQAALASGRPVSFAGGAAAIRAALTRYGVPLPHASFNDGSGLDHSDALAPLTLARLLALAASPDHHELRPVLSGIPVAGFTGTLSTRFQGSGEAGLIRAKTGTLTGTNTIAGTTTTASGRLLVFAFMTQGTSLPTAAETALDHLAEAVAGP; translated from the coding sequence CTGCTCGGCAAGCACGGCGTCACCGTGCGGGGCACGCCGGCGGCGGCGAGCGGCCACGGCGGCAGCGTGCTGGCCGCCCACCGGTCGGCGCCGCTGTCCGACCTCGTCGAGCAGATGCTGACCGAAAGCGACAACGACCTGGCCGAGGCGCTGGCCCGGCAGGCCGCCCTGGCCTCCGGCCGCCCGGTCAGCTTCGCCGGCGGCGCCGCCGCGATCAGGGCGGCGCTGACCCGTTACGGGGTGCCGCTGCCGCACGCGTCCTTCAACGACGGCAGCGGGCTGGACCACAGCGACGCGCTCGCCCCGCTGACCCTGGCCCGGCTGCTGGCGCTGGCCGCCTCCCCGGACCACCATGAGCTGCGGCCGGTCCTCAGCGGCATCCCGGTCGCGGGCTTCACCGGCACCCTCAGCACCCGGTTCCAGGGCTCCGGGGAGGCCGGGCTGATCCGCGCCAAGACCGGCACGCTCACGGGCACGAACACCATCGCGGGCACCACGACCACCGCCTCGGGGCGGCTGCTGGTCTTCGCTTTCATGACCCAGGGCACCTCCCTGCCGACCGCCGCCGAGACCGCGCTGGACCACCTCGCCGAGGCCGTCGCCGGCCCCTGA
- a CDS encoding inorganic diphosphatase gives MEFDVTIEIPKGSRNKYEVDHETGRIRLDRRLFTSTSYPADYGFIENTLGEDGDPLDALVLLDEPTFPGCLITCRAIGMFRMTDEAGGDDKVLVVPASDPRMEHLRDIHHVSEFDRLEIQHFFEVYKDLEPGKSVEGADWVGRKEAEAEIEASRRRLQENGGH, from the coding sequence GTGGAGTTCGACGTCACGATCGAGATCCCGAAGGGTTCGCGCAACAAGTACGAGGTGGACCACGAGACGGGTCGCATCCGCCTGGACCGGCGGCTCTTCACGTCCACCAGCTACCCCGCGGACTACGGCTTCATCGAGAACACCCTCGGCGAGGACGGCGACCCGCTGGACGCGCTGGTCCTGCTCGACGAGCCGACCTTCCCGGGCTGCCTGATCACCTGCCGGGCGATCGGCATGTTCCGGATGACCGACGAGGCCGGCGGCGACGACAAGGTGCTGGTCGTGCCGGCGTCCGACCCGCGGATGGAGCACCTGCGCGACATCCACCACGTCTCGGAGTTCGACCGGCTGGAGATCCAGCACTTCTTCGAGGTCTACAAGGACCTGGAGCCCGGCAAGTCCGTCGAGGGCGCCGACTGGGTCGGCCGCAAGGAGGCGGAGGCCGAGATCGAGGCGTCCCGCCGCCGCCTGCAGGAGAACGGCGGCCACTGA
- a CDS encoding maltokinase N-terminal cap-like domain-containing protein, producing MSIIYKTTLKPGKLELIAPWLPAQPWYQGADGGVPAPGTELVKTGGFRLDDPEGEVGIEFMVATDISGGEPRHYLVPLTYRSAPLEGAEHALIGETEHGVLGHRYVYDGTYDPVLQAELLALLALRSDAQMQSVGDTPDPTVTPLLSGPALPAQAAVTAVEHGPDGTDLTVETPAFAPFTLHLVRVLRPEQSAPSGAAPRAQLTAEWCGGQEEERVRGLFAVLHPAAG from the coding sequence ATGTCGATCATCTACAAGACCACGTTGAAGCCCGGGAAGCTGGAGCTCATCGCACCGTGGCTGCCCGCCCAGCCCTGGTACCAGGGCGCGGACGGCGGCGTGCCCGCCCCCGGAACGGAGCTGGTGAAGACCGGGGGCTTCCGGCTGGACGACCCGGAGGGCGAGGTGGGGATCGAGTTCATGGTGGCCACCGACATCTCGGGCGGCGAGCCGCGGCACTACCTCGTGCCGCTGACGTACCGCTCCGCGCCGCTGGAGGGCGCGGAGCACGCGTTGATAGGGGAGACCGAGCACGGCGTGCTGGGACACCGGTACGTCTACGACGGGACGTACGACCCCGTCCTCCAGGCCGAGTTGCTGGCGCTGCTCGCCCTGCGCTCCGACGCGCAGATGCAGTCGGTCGGGGACACCCCGGACCCCACCGTCACCCCGCTGCTCAGCGGTCCCGCGCTGCCCGCGCAGGCCGCCGTCACCGCCGTGGAACACGGGCCGGACGGGACCGACCTGACCGTGGAGACGCCCGCGTTCGCGCCGTTCACCCTGCACCTGGTGCGGGTGCTGCGGCCGGAGCAGTCGGCGCCGTCCGGGGCGGCGCCACGGGCCCAGCTCACGGCCGAGTGGTGCGGCGGCCAGGAGGAGGAGCGGGTGCGCGGGCTGTTCGCCGTCCTGCACCCCGCCGCCGGCTGA
- a CDS encoding DUF397 domain-containing protein, whose translation MFIAASELKAAAWRKSSYSNGNGGDCVEVADGFAGAVPVRDSKDPQGPALVFSAEAWASFVGAVRADAFPGA comes from the coding sequence ATGTTCATCGCAGCCTCAGAGCTGAAGGCCGCCGCCTGGCGCAAGTCGTCCTACAGCAACGGCAACGGGGGCGACTGCGTCGAGGTGGCGGACGGCTTCGCCGGTGCGGTGCCCGTGCGGGACTCGAAGGACCCGCAGGGGCCCGCGCTGGTGTTCTCGGCCGAGGCGTGGGCGTCGTTCGTCGGTGCCGTGCGCGCCGACGCGTTCCCGGGGGCCTGA
- a CDS encoding helix-turn-helix domain-containing protein yields MDSNSNSTMDDGESVSARKVYHSELARQRERSGLSLGELNSRTKYDPSYLFRLENGERLGSIDAARVLDRYYDTGNLIVGLWKLAKREGAKSRYEGFMEVEAEAGSMQQFVAGVIPGLLQTERYAQVQLGSSWGATEEQCAEWVRERMARQERILGTANLLTYRVLIDESALRRRLPDDDAWTEQLERLIHAAQLPHVTVHLVDFASGPHPMLGGSLTLLWLPSGRNIAYLEGSVSGQLIEESEEVETLRLAYDQLRDFALSPERTLAVLRSVLEDHTSCSSQPQS; encoded by the coding sequence ATGGACAGCAACAGCAACAGCACGATGGACGACGGCGAGAGCGTCTCGGCCCGGAAGGTCTACCACTCGGAGCTGGCCCGGCAGCGGGAGCGCTCGGGCCTGTCGTTGGGGGAGCTGAACAGCCGGACCAAGTACGACCCGTCGTACCTCTTCCGGCTGGAGAACGGCGAGCGGCTCGGCTCCATCGACGCCGCCCGCGTGCTGGACCGCTACTACGACACCGGCAACCTCATCGTCGGACTGTGGAAGTTGGCCAAGCGCGAGGGCGCGAAGAGCCGCTACGAGGGCTTCATGGAGGTCGAGGCCGAGGCCGGAAGTATGCAGCAGTTCGTGGCCGGGGTGATCCCCGGACTGCTCCAGACCGAGCGGTACGCGCAGGTACAGCTGGGATCGTCCTGGGGGGCCACCGAGGAGCAGTGCGCCGAGTGGGTCCGTGAGCGGATGGCCCGGCAGGAGCGGATCCTCGGAACGGCCAACCTGCTCACCTACCGGGTGCTGATCGACGAGTCGGCGCTCCGCCGCCGGCTGCCCGACGACGACGCGTGGACCGAGCAGCTCGAACGGCTGATCCATGCCGCGCAGCTGCCGCATGTGACCGTGCACCTCGTGGACTTCGCGTCCGGGCCGCATCCCATGCTGGGCGGTTCGCTGACCCTGCTGTGGCTGCCCAGCGGCCGCAACATCGCCTATCTGGAAGGCAGCGTGAGCGGCCAACTCATCGAGGAATCAGAGGAGGTGGAGACCCTGCGGTTGGCCTACGATCAGCTCAGGGACTTCGCGTTGTCGCCGGAGAGAACCCTGGCAGTGCTCCGATCCGTACTGGAGGACCACACATCATGTTCATCGCAGCCTCAGAGCTGA